From Ignavibacteriota bacterium, the proteins below share one genomic window:
- a CDS encoding acylphosphatase, whose product MTSLHAVISGLVQGVGFRYFAAQTASRLDISGFTRNLITGEVEVHATGERERLEEFLVALRRGPRASMVRDVRVQWDEASHAGYVGFEIR is encoded by the coding sequence ATGACTTCGCTCCATGCCGTCATATCGGGCCTCGTGCAAGGGGTCGGGTTCCGCTACTTCGCTGCGCAGACGGCGTCGCGTTTGGACATATCCGGCTTCACGCGCAATCTGATCACGGGCGAGGTGGAGGTGCACGCAACGGGCGAGCGCGAGCGGCTCGAGGAATTCCTCGTGGCTCTGCGCCGGGGGCCGCGCGCCAGTATGGTGCGTGATGTGCGCGTGCAGTGGGACGAGGCCTCGCACGCGGGGTATGTCGGATTCGAGATACGCTGA